In the genome of Massilia sp. W12, the window CTTAAGCTGGCTGGCGGCGTTCTGGCGCGTGCCCTGCAGCAGTAATTCGCGCGCCTGGCGGCGCAGCAGGCGCAGCAGCGCAGCCTCATCCGCCGGCAGCTCCTGCCCTTCCAGACTGGCCGCGACTTCCTGCGCCAGCAGCGGAAATTGGCGGTTGAAATTGATCCCGTTATCAAATTGAAAACGGCCAAACGGCTGGCCGTGCAGGCTTTGCGCCAATCCAAGCGGATTGGCCAGCGCCACCAACACAATTTCGCCGCAGATCTGCGCTTGCTGTTCGGCCTCTTGCAAGCGGCGCCGCAAATGGTCGGCGGTCAGCAGGCCGGGCAGCTCGTCGGCGTGCAAGCCGGCCTGGATATACACTTTGCGCGCGGCGCCGGCCGGGCCGAAATGCAGACTCAACACATGGTGTTCCGCTTGCAAGCTGTCGGCAGGCAGGGAGTGGCGTTCAATTCTCATGACGGGCGGCGGAAAATGGAAAATCGCATTATCGCATTATCGCATTGACGCGGCAGCAGCAGGGGGCGTGTGCTTATGCGCGCCCAAACTCATCGCCCAGCTCGCAGGCGCGCACATATGCGCTGCGGATCGCATGCACAATAATGGTCTTGGTTTGCGCATGTTCCATCGCCGTCAGCGCGGCTTGCGTGGTGCCGCCCTTGGAGGTGACTTTTTCACGTAAAGCCGCTACCGGTTCGGGCGATTGCGCCGCCAATTCCGCTGCGCCGCTGAAGGTGGCCAGCGCCAATTGGCGCCCCTGTTCTTCACTCAGGCCGAGCAACTGGGCGGCGGATTGCATGGCTTCGATGAAATAAAACACATATGCCGGGCCGCTGCCAGACAGGGCGGTGACGGCGTCCAATTGCTCTTCGTGCTCCAGCCACAGGGTGGCGCCAACGGCGGATAAAACCTGCTGCGCCAGCTGTTTTTGTTGCGCCGTCACATCCGGCCAGGCTGTCATGCCGCTCATGCCGCGCCCGATCAGGGCCGGCGTATTTGGCATGCAGCGCACCAGCGCGCCATAACCGCCCAGCCAGCGTTGCAAATCCACGCCCCGGATGCCGGCGGCGATTGAGATAATCAGCGGCCCGTGCTGAGGCAACAGCGGGGCCAATTGCAAAGCGATCTGGCGCATTTGCTGCGGCTTGACCGCCAGCACCAGCACATCCATTTCCATCAAACTGCGGTTGATTTCCTGCGCCGTGCTGGCCCCGGGATAGTCATGCGCATATTGCGCCAATTGGGCGGGATTGATATCCACCACATGCAGCCGCCCCAGCATGCCGCTGCGCGCCACCCCGGCGATCAAGGCCGAGGCCATATTTCCGCCGCCGATAAATCCCAGATTCACTGTTTGCATGCACTTTCCCCCTTGTGATGTATTGTTTGATTTAAGCTGGATAATGACGCTTGCCGAAGATCGCGCTGCCGATGCGCACCAGATTGGCGCCTTGCGCGACGGCGTCCTCCAGATCATCCGACATGCCCATTGAGAGCGTATCGAAGGCGGCAAATGCTGGCTGTGCGCCATATTCTGCGCGCAGCTGTTCAAACAGTGCGCGCATTTGCGCAAAAGGCGCGCGGCGCACTTCTGGCGCGGCCTCCGGGGCTGGCGCGGGAATCGCCATCAAACCGCGCAAACGCAGCTGCGGCAAG includes:
- the proC gene encoding pyrroline-5-carboxylate reductase; this translates as MNLGFIGGGNMASALIAGVARSGMLGRLHVVDINPAQLAQYAHDYPGASTAQEINRSLMEMDVLVLAVKPQQMRQIALQLAPLLPQHGPLIISIAAGIRGVDLQRWLGGYGALVRCMPNTPALIGRGMSGMTAWPDVTAQQKQLAQQVLSAVGATLWLEHEEQLDAVTALSGSGPAYVFYFIEAMQSAAQLLGLSEEQGRQLALATFSGAAELAAQSPEPVAALREKVTSKGGTTQAALTAMEHAQTKTIIVHAIRSAYVRACELGDEFGRA